The stretch of DNA GCGGCACGGGCCGGCCGTTCCCGGTCAGATTCTGCATCAAATTCCNNGGTCCACACCCCGGTGCTTACAGCTCGCCGGGAACCGGGGCTCTTCAACTGGCGCTGGGTTCGGCGCCACCGGAGACGGTTCCGCAAACGCAGGATTTGGTGCTTTAACACACGCCGCGCTCCTGAAGAACGCCGAACTGCAGGCGACCCTGCCATCTACGTCCCCGCCTATGAAGACTTAGCCGAGGGTGAAGTGCCNCTGCTGCCCCGGCCCACTGCGGCCCAGCCTGTCCACGGCGCCCCGCGAAAGCGTGGAGTGTTTGGTGCGTCGTCTCGGCTTGCCCGAGAAGCACGAACAGCGCAGCTGATCATGCAGCAAGTACTGCCGAGCATTCCAGCCGCGCGGCTCATCAATGGCCTCACCGCCCCGTTCAACAAGGGCTATCTGGACCATGTGCTCGTCTCCGGCTACAGGATCGCCATCATTGGCTCCATGCTGGTGCCCGACGGCGCCTTCCGCTGGGATGGCAGCACGCTGGTGCACGGCAGCAAAGTTGCTGCACCACCCCAGTTGGTCCCTGCTGCCCGCCAGCTCCAAGAACTTTTCCCCGAATGCAATGTGAGCGCCTGGGTCTGTGTGCACAGCAGTACCGGCAACCTCTTCGAACCTGTCATCGACTATGCCCGGGGCACCGACCCGGACGGCTCTAAGACTGTGAACGTGGCCAATGCCGCCCGCTTTGTCCGCGAGGTCAAACATTTCCTCGCTTCCGGGCCCTTACCCAACGTGGTCGATCTGACTGTCCTGGACCGGCTCCTCGGCGGCATGTACTAGGGCCTCCCAAGGGTTCGCATCCCACACCCCACCATGAACTGCGCCCATATCTTGCGGTGCCAATAGGGCCTTCGCTGGCGGTAGGATAAAACAGTGTTTCGTATCCTCTTCCTAACCCCTGAGATCCCTGGCAATACTGGCAACGCCATCCGCTTGGCTGCCATCACCGGTGCCGAACTGCACCTGGTGGAACCNCTCGGCTTTGACTTTTCCGACGCCAAATTGCGCAGGGCCGGACTGGATTACCACGATCTTGCGGTGGTCACAGTTCATAAGAGCCTTGAGGCAGCGTGGGAGGCCTTGGCCCCGAGNCGGGTCTTTGCCTTCACCTCCGACGGTGAAGCCAGTTACACCGACATCGCTTATAAGCCCGGCGACGTGCTCATGTTTGGCAAAGAGTCCAGTGGACTGCCCGAGGATGTCAAAGCCGATCCGCACATCACCTCCCGCGTCCGCCTCCCCATGCTGCCATCCTTGCGGTCGCTGAACCTAGCCAATGCCGCCTCGATTGCAGTCTTTGAGGCATGGCGGCAAAACGGCTTTGCTGGGGCGCAAATACAGGCATAGGTATTACGGACCGGCCCCACGCTGGTTCACCCAAGACTCATTCATTTACTGGAGGTATGCATGTCCGCTCGCGATCCTGGCTTGGCGTTCACTGATGGGGCGTTGCAATTTGAGGCGTGGTCGGACAGGCTCTGGGATCCGATGGGCCGCGACGTGGTTGCCGCAGCTGTTTTGCAGCCGGGTGAGACAGTGCTCGATGCGTGCTGCGGAACTGGCGCTGCCACCATCCCGGCCGCCTTGGCTGTTGGACCTGGCGGAACGGTCGACGGCGTCGACCTCTCCACTGGACTACTGCGCATGGCTGCCGCGAACCTGGCCGAACGCGGCATCATCAACACCACGCTGACAGAAGCCGATGTCACGCAATGGCGCGGACACCGAACCTTCGACGCCGTGCTTTGCTCCTACAGCATGTTCTTCTTCGCGGATATGGAAGCCGGTATTGAACACTTGGCGTCCATGCTTCGCCCCGGCGGTCGCCTGGTCACCAGCACCTGGGTGGAAGGCGCGTTGGAGCCGTTTGCCGAACGCATCCTTGAGGCCGCCATCAAAGAGCGTCCCCGACTAGCTGGCGTGGTGCCCTTAGCCAACCAGAACATGGCACGCGTAGCTTCCGTAGAATCACTGTCGCGCTGGCTCAGCGACCGGGGTCTGCAGGACGTGTCCGTCTCAACGCACCCTTTGACACTGACAGTTGATGACGCCATGGCCTGGAACCTTGTCATGGGTAGCGGATGGCGAACCCTGCTNCCCCGCGACCCTGAAGCCATTGCTCGAGTGCGCCGCGACTTCATCCAGTCCGTGGGCCCGCGCATCGAGATGAACTCCGACGCTTTGATCGCTACAGCGTCAGTGCCCCGCGGTGTCACCGACTAATCACTCTCAAGCAGTGCACGTCAGAGGTGGAGGACGTTGCGCGCAAAAATGCCATAGTTTGACGGAAATGCCATAGTTTGTACTATGGCATTTCCGTCAAACCATGGCATTTTCCTGGGACGGCAGCCTGCACTGGATGGATCACTCCGGCGCAGCCCGGCTTGACCCAATATGGCTGCAAACCGGTCCTTGTCCATCATTTCTTGCCAATCCCACCGGGCAAATCCAACGCCATGGGCCCGGATCTGGTCTTCACGCTTCTTTTCTGCCAAGATCCGCTCCGGTAGTGAAAGTCCAGCACCCCAGCCATCCCTGAGGTATTTCCCTTTCCCGTCAAACTCACCCACAATCCGCTGCCTCTTGAACCAGAAATCCACAAAGGCGTTTCTGCCATCGCTGAGCGTAAATTTCTCTTGCAATACGGGCTCGGGAAATCCCATTTCAAACATCTTGACGCGGCTTAGTGATTCCCCGGCCGATCCGGATAACGCAGAGGCAAATTCCAGCACCTTCAAAGTACGTGCCCGTGCGGCCTTGCTTTGCAACAGATCGATCCCAGCGCTGAGTTCTTCAATCGACAGCGCCAGCCCTTNGGNGGAATCCGTATCCCATGATGGTGTGTGTTGAAAGGGATCAGATTCCGGAACTGTAAATTGATTCGCAGTCCCACCGCTTCCCGGCACCTGCAAGCTCGAGTCACAGACGGCAACAGCATAAGGAAATGCCAAGGTGCTGATCAACGCCAAGGTGGTGGTGAGCTTGTCTGTGACCAGAAGAGGTCCGCATCGTTTTACACCCTCTGTGCGGGAGCCAATATGACGAATGACGTTGCCTGAACTGCGTCCGCTGCTGGTCACCTCGGTCATGGTGTGTAGTTNTTGGGGAGTACCAACAATCCACAAACCCCACANAAGTGCTGCACTTGCGTAGCAAAACACGGGCTCGCTCTCCGCCAAAGTTGCCAGGGCCATCACCTTCACCCCGTATCGTTCCTTGGCAGAGAGTATTTTCCAGTCTGCTGTGGAAACATAGATGCCCCGGCGGACACGGATCAGCTCACCGTGTTGTTGGCGTGTGGCGAGCTTGCGGCGGTCTCGGCCGAAAAGGTCGTAGTCCGCTGATCTGATGAGACGGGGCGTGTTCATGCAGTCAAGGCTTGCACCAGTTTTGGAGGTACAACAGCCTCATTCTTGTCGCTGTGGACAGCCGCGGGCATCGAGCGAGCTGTGCAGCAACAAAATGCCATAGTTTGACGGAAATGCCATAGTACAAACTATGGCATTTTCGTCAAACTATGGCATTTTTGTCAACGCGGACTGACCCCTACGTCACCGGGGAGGGCGTGGGGACTAGGCCTGACGCTTCTTGATTTCCGCAACGGCCTGCGGCAACACTTTGAACAGATCTCCCACAATGCCGAAGTCGGCAATCTCGAAAATGGGTGACTCTGCGTCCTTGTTCACGGCCACAATGAGTTTGGAGGTCTGCATTCCGGCCTTCTGCTGGATGGCACCGGAAATACCCACAGAAATGTACAGCTGTGGGGATACCTTCTTGCCCGTTTGACCCACCTGCGAGGCGTGCGAGATCCAGCCAGCATCCGTTGCCGCACGGGAGGCGCCCACTGCTGCACCAAGAACGTCGGCTAGTTCTTCAATCGGGGTGAAGTCCCCGTCAACGCCGCGGCCGCCAGCGACAATAATGCGGGCGTCCTCCAGCTCCGGGCGAGAGGAAGCTGCACGCGCGGTGCGGGAAGTGACCCGTGCCCGCAGGCTTGCCGGAGCAAAGAGAACGTCCACACCTTCGACGGTGGGAACAGTTGCCTGTGCAGCAGCGGATGCTTCCACGCTGTGAGCCTTAATGCTGATCACCGAGACCGCTGAAGTGGCCCGAGCCTGAACAGTGTAAGACCCTGCTAGGACGGATTTGTGCGCCACGAGAGCGCCGCCGTCGTATGTCACAGCGACTGCATCGGTGATGACACCGGCATTCAAGGAGACGCCCACACGAGCCGCGATTTCCTTGCCGGCAAAGCTGTTATCAACCAGTACAGCACTGGCGGACACGGCGGCAGCGGCTTGGGCGAGAAGGTCGGCCTTGGGCGCAACCAGGTATTCGCCCAGCTCGGCCTGCTCCGAGGCAAGCACCCGGCTCACGCCATAGGCACCCAGATCCGCCAACACCTCGGCGCTGACGGGACCGGCCACTACAGCAACGGGTTCGCCAGCGCCGCGAGCCAGCGTCAGCAGCTGGTGCACAGTGGTTGACAGCTTGCCGGNGGCGTCGAGCTGATCAATGTAAACAACAATTGCAGTCATAAAAGGCTCCTTAGATCAGTTTCGCAGCGGCCAGGAAGTCAACCAGTTGGATGCCGGCATCACCTGAATCGGTGATGATGGTGCCGGCGGTGCGGGCAGGGCGTTCAGCTGCCGCGGTGACCTGCGTCAGGGAACCGGAATGTCCGACGTCGGAGGCAGCCAATCCCAGGTCGGCCAAGGACACGGTGGTCATCTTCTTCTNTTTCGCGGCGATGATGCCCTTGAAGTTCGGGTAGCGAGGCTCGTTGGCCTGATCTGTCACCGAAACGAGGGCAGGTAAAGTGGCTTGGATTTCCTCAGAGAAGTCGTCACCGTCGCGGCGGGCAGTGACAGTGTTCCCGTCCACCTCCAACGCGGAGGCGAAGGTGATCTGGGCCAGGTCCAAGCGTGCTGCCAGCTGTGCCGGAATGATGGAAGTTTCCCCATCGGTGGAGGCCATACCGGTGATGACAAGGTCCACCGGGCCAAGGGTTTTGATAGCTGCCGCCAGCGCCAATGACGTGGCGGAGGCATCGGAGCCTGCCAGGGCGTCGTCGCTGACATGGAGCCNCTGGGTTGCACCGATCTGCAGTGATTNTTNTACTGCAGCCGCGGCTGCGGCCGGGCCAAGCGTCAATGCCGTGACAGTGTTGCCACCTTTGGCTCCACCGCGGGCATCAGTCAACGCCAGTGCTGCTTCGAGGGCATATTCATCGAGTTCGGAAAGGATGCTCTCGTTTCTATCGAGCGTATGAGCATCACCTGTGAGGTGTCGGTCAAATTGTGCATCTGGTACATATTTCACCAGTACGACAATGTTCAGTGCTGAGTTTTCCACTGCTGTCCTTTGTGTCATGGACGGATGGTTGCGCCGCTCCCTGTCCCCGTGCTGGGGCGGGTGCGGCGGGTTCGCCCTTGGCCTACTCCTACAGCTTAGTTCCTGGCGGACCGGAGCCGGAATTTCTAGGGTGGTTTCTTTACTCCAAGCGAACACGTCTGAGTTTTCACGCGGCGGGAGGGATCCCGCGCGCACTGCTCGATCCGGCCTGGGCCCGGTGCAGGGTGTCTAAGCCTTGGAACTTCAATGATGCGCTGAACCAATCCCGGGTTCAGCGCATCGGCACTTATGCGCAGAACTGGCGGCCTGCTGCAACGCATAAGTCTTGGATTCCGCACAGTAAAACATGAAACAGCCCCACCTTACGGCCGCAACTACACGGGAGCAAGATGGGGCTACTTTGTTGCTGGAATACTCTGTTACAGCGTGCCGTAACTAACTGGCGGTCATGGTGTCGAGTGTGACATCAACCGACTGTGCCTTACCGCTGCGGGTGAAATCGACTTTCACGGTGGCCCCGCCTGCCTGTTCACGAACTGCGGCGGTGAGGTCAGCAGGGTCACTGATGGTGCGGTTGCCCAGCTGGGTGATGACATCGCCCTNTTGCAGCCCTGCCTTTGCAGCAGCACTTCCTGCTGTCACATCAGCAACTGTGGCCCCTGAAGAGAAGGCACTATTGCTTCCGGTGGCGGAGGTACCGCTGACCGAGACACCCAGTTGGCCGTGGGTGGCTGATCCTGTCTTGATGATGTCCTGGGCAACACGCTGGGCATGGTCAATCGGGATGGAGAAACCCACTCCGATGTTCCCACTCTGGCTACTGGAACTAGAGGAGCTGCCGGTTGAAGCAATGGCAACGTTGACCCCAACGACCTGGCCTTGGGTATTGACCAATGCTCCACCGGAGTTTCCAGGGTTGATGGCAGCATCAGTCTGAATCACGTTCAAGTTC from Arthrobacter polaris encodes:
- a CDS encoding J domain-containing protein encodes the protein MGEKFLTHYQVLGLTRTATERDVKIAYRKAARIAHPDRGGDPALFRQITQAYEVLIDPVSRQTYDKSYGAAARAGRSRSDSASNSXVHTPVLTARREPGLFNWRWVRRHRRRFRKRRIWCFNTRRAPEERRTAGDPAIYVPAYEDLAEGEVPLLPRPTAAQPVHGAPRKRGVFGASSRLAREARTAQLIMQQVLPSIPAARLINGLTAPFNKGYLDHVLVSGYRIAIIGSMLVPDGAFRWDGSTLVHGSKVAAPPQLVPAARQLQELFPECNVSAWVCVHSSTGNLFEPVIDYARGTDPDGSKTVNVANAARFVREVKHFLASGPLPNVVDLTVLDRLLGGMY
- a CDS encoding tRNA (cytidine(34)-2'-O)-methyltransferase codes for the protein MFRILFLTPEIPGNTGNAIRLAAITGAELHLVEPLGFDFSDAKLRRAGLDYHDLAVVTVHKSLEAAWEALAPXRVFAFTSDGEASYTDIAYKPGDVLMFGKESSGLPEDVKADPHITSRVRLPMLPSLRSLNLANAASIAVFEAWRQNGFAGAQIQA
- a CDS encoding class I SAM-dependent methyltransferase, which encodes MSARDPGLAFTDGALQFEAWSDRLWDPMGRDVVAAAVLQPGETVLDACCGTGAATIPAALAVGPGGTVDGVDLSTGLLRMAAANLAERGIINTTLTEADVTQWRGHRTFDAVLCSYSMFFFADMEAGIEHLASMLRPGGRLVTSTWVEGALEPFAERILEAAIKERPRLAGVVPLANQNMARVASVESLSRWLSDRGLQDVSVSTHPLTLTVDDAMAWNLVMGSGWRTLLPRDPEAIARVRRDFIQSVGPRIEMNSDALIATASVPRGVTD
- a CDS encoding electron transfer flavoprotein subunit alpha/FixB family protein translates to MTAIVVYIDQLDAXGKLSTTVHQLLTLARGAGEPVAVVAGPVSAEVLADLGAYGVSRVLASEQAELGEYLVAPKADLLAQAAAAVSASAVLVDNSFAGKEIAARVGVSLNAGVITDAVAVTYDGGALVAHKSVLAGSYTVQARATSAVSVISIKAHSVEASAAAQATVPTVEGVDVLFAPASLRARVTSRTARAASSRPELEDARIIVAGGRGVDGDFTPIEELADVLGAAVGASRAATDAGWISHASQVGQTGKKVSPQLYISVGISGAIQQKAGMQTSKLIVAVNKDAESPIFEIADFGIVGDLFKVLPQAVAEIKKRQA
- a CDS encoding electron transfer flavoprotein subunit beta/FixA family protein, encoding MNIVVLVKYVPDAQFDRHLTGDAHTLDRNESILSELDEYALEAALALTDARGGAKGGNTVTALTLGPAAAAAAVXXSLQIGATQXLHVSDDALAGSDASATSLALAAAIKTLGPVDLVITGMASTDGETSIIPAQLAARLDLAQITFASALEVDGNTVTARRDGDDFSEEIQATLPALVSVTDQANEPRYPNFKGIIAAKXKKMTTVSLADLGLAASDVGHSGSLTQVTAAAERPARTAGTIITDSGDAGIQLVDFLAAAKLI